A portion of the Punica granatum isolate Tunisia-2019 chromosome 7, ASM765513v2, whole genome shotgun sequence genome contains these proteins:
- the LOC116212957 gene encoding cytochrome P450 94B3, which yields MEISSILFVALLLVMLVVFLLELMTCKPPRAGPKLFNHCPPSYPIIGCLLSFYKNRRRLLDWYTEMLSQSPTSTILVQRLGARRTIITANPKNVEYMLKTNFKNYPKGKPFTDILGDFLGSGIFNVDGELWWKQRKLASHEFSTNSLRDYAMNALRKEVKNELLPALELVAEDGQTVDLQDLLKRLTFNLICKVSLGIDPCSLDLSLPNSPLAKAFDISSEICARRGAATLLISWKIKRWLGVGSERNLREAVQEIHTTIGRAIHEKIKKMDEKTRITSTNRLDLLSRLISAGYDEEIIRDMAISFIVAGRDTTSAAMTWLFWLLSCHPDIEQGLLREIELVAKGNELDYESLSELRLLDACLYESMRLYPPVAWDSKHAISDDSLPDGTLVKSGDRVTYFPYGMGRMEALWGKDPLEFKPSRWLSEAYLETSRELKKVSPFKFPIFQAGPRDCIGKQMAFVQMKYVVASILRRFDIKPVDEGRPVFVPMLTAHMAGGFQVSVHKRV from the coding sequence ATGGAGATATCGTCCATTCTCTTCGTTGCTCTACTACTTGTCATGCTTGTTGTTTTCCTCCTGGAACTGATGACATGCAAGCCCCCACGAGCTGGTCCCAAACTATTTAACCACTGCCCACCGTCTTATCCCATCATCGGGTGCTTGCTTTCCTTCTACAAGAACCGACGCCGGCTTCTGGATTGGTACACGGAAATGCTATCCCAGTCTCCCACGAGCACAATCTTGGTGCAGCGGCTCGGAGCTAGAAGGACCATCATAACGGCAAACCCTAAAAATGTCGAGTATATGCTCAAGACCAACTTCAAGAACTACCCAAAGGGTAAGCCCTTCACAGATATCCTAGGGGATTTCCTCGGTTCCGGTATATTTAACGTCGATGGCGAGCTTTGGTGGAAGCAACGTAAGCTAGCAAGCCACGAGTTTAGCACGAATTCCTTGCGAGATTACGCCATGAATGCACTTCGGAAAGAAGTCAAGAACGAGTTATTGCCAGCACTGGAGCTTGTGGCCGAAGACGGCCAGACAGTGGATTTGCAGGACTTGCTCAAGCGACTGACGTTCAACTTGATATGCAAGGTCTCGTTGGGGATAGATCCTTGCTCCCTCGACCTGTCGCTTCCCAACTCCCCGCTTGCCAAAGCTTTTGATATATCGTCGGAGATCTGTGCGAGGCGTGGGGCGGCAACCTTGCTCATCTCGTGGAAGATCAAGAGGTGGCTCGGAGTTGGATCCGAGCGGAATCTGAGGGAAGCAGTTCAAGAAATTCATACGACTATAGGACGAGCCATCCACGAGAAGATCAAGAAAATGGACGAGAAGACAAGGATTACATCTACCAATAGACTGGACCTCCTGTCTCGGCTGATATCCGCAGGATATGATGAGGAAATCATAAGGGACATGGCAATAAGCTTCATCGTGGCCGGACGGGACACGACTTCAGCAGCAATGACATGGCTCTTCTGGCTACTTTCCTGCCACCCAGACATCGAGCAAGGACTATTGAGGGAAATAGAGCTAGTCGCGAAGGGAAACGAACTGGACTATGAATCATTGAGTGAATTGCGACTCTTGGATGCTTGTCTTTACGAGTCCATGAGGCTCTATCCGCCGGTCGCATGGGACTCCAAGCATGCTATCTCAGATGACTCGTTGCCCGATGGCACTCTCGTAAAATCGGGGGACAGAGTGACTTACTTCCCTTATGGGATGGGCAGGATGGAGGCTCTGTGGGGGAAAGACCCGCTCGAGTTCAAACCGAGCCGTTGGCTCAGTGAAGCCTACCTTGAGACATCAAGGGAGCTCAAGAAGGTAAGCCCTTTCAAGTTCCCAATCTTCCAGGCCGGCCCGAGGGATTGCATCGGGAAGCAGATGGCGTTCGTTCAGATGAAGTACGTGGTGGCTTCAATTCTTCGGAGGTTCGATATCAAACCGGTCGATGAGGGCCGACCGGTTTTCGTCCCAATGTTGACGGCACATATGGCGGGCGGCTTTCAGGTTTCGGTCCACAAGAGAGTCTAA
- the LOC116212877 gene encoding ATPase family AAA domain-containing protein FIGL1 isoform X2: MEKPDGPGKTCWRKEVDVNLKRLHSLLFGAEAAAERGDFSTAHILGLRLLGFLESRTRKDIDEAFIRPIRREAMSNVDAARQNLVAESDRRAFQQANRTPECVFHMNGDIDMEKITQSKYFCALYQQAKRDATSETNDPPPRKGKSEYDTSRVISQANLASLYGNNLSRRSNYPSKSSIASKRSKCMHMEIKSPSYDDENLPSKMEEANAEAPASGFMTAKTKLVMDTRQKRSFAGSPNASVSPQSDSGIWGYGSHGSSRRGVRGNFVPPIRSNSTNSGNVTSRIAGKSDDGLDDSTKRCLEMLCGPDGELPEKLRNLEPRLIEHVSNEIMDRDPNVHWDDIAGLEHAKKCVTEMVIWPLLRPDIFKGCRAPGRGLLLFGPPGTGKTMIGKAIAGEAKATFFYISASSLTSKWIGEGEKLVRALFGVASCRQPAVIFVDEIDSLLSQRKSEGEHESSRRLKTQFLIEMEGFDSGSEQILLIGATNRPQELDEAARRRLTKRLYIPLPSSEARAWIVRNLLEKDGLFKLSEDDINAICKLTLGYSGSDMKNLVKDASMGPLREALRQGIEITKLKKEDMRAVMLQDFETAMQEVRPSVSSNELGIYEEWNKQFGSLAV, encoded by the exons ATGGAGAAGCCCGACGGCCCCGGGAAGACTTGCTGGCGGAAGGAAGTGGACGTGAACTTGAAGCGGCTTCACTCTCTCCTCTTCGGGGCGGAGGCTGCCGCCGAGAGGGGCGATTTCTCCACCGCGCATATCCTAGGGCTTCGCCTCCTCGGCTTCCTCGAATCGCGGACCCGCAAAGACATTGACGAGGCCTTCATCCGCCCTATCCGCCGTGAAGCTATGTCAAACGTCGACGCTGCTCGTCAGAACCTCGTGGCCGAATCGGATAG ACGGGCATTTCAGCAGGCCAACAGAACTCCGGAATGTGTGTTTCACATGAATGGAGATATTGACATGGAGAAAATCACTCAGTCGAAGTACTTCTGTGCTCTTTATCAACAGGCTAAAAGGGATGCTACCAGCGAAACG AATGATCCGCCACCCAGGAAGGGAAAGTCAGAGTATGATACATCCCGTGTTATCTCCCAAGCAAATTTGGCATCTTTGTACGGAAACAACCTCAGTAGACGAAGCAATTACCCATCAAAGAGTTCTATTGCCTCCAAAA GGTCAAAATGCATGCACATGGAAATCAAAAGCCCCAGTTATGACGACGAAAATTTGCCATCGAAAATGGAAGAAGCTAATGCAGAGGCACCTGCCAGCGGATTTATGACTGCAAAAACCAAATTG GTAATGGATACAAGACAAAAGCGAAGTTTTGCAGGATCACCTAATGCATCTGTCTCCCCACAAAGTGATTCTGGCATCTGGGGTTATGGATCACATGGTTCATCACGAAGGGGTGTTCGTGGAAACTTTGTTCCCCCAATCAGATCAAATAGTACCAATTCTGGAAACGTGACTTCCCGGATTGCTGGAAAGTCTGATGATGGATTAGATGACTCAACAAAGAGatg CTTGGAAATGCTTTGCGGTCCTGATGGTGAACTTCCAGAGAAATTGAGGAACTTGGAACCTCGCCTCATTGAACATGTCAGCAATGAGATTATGGATCGAGATCCTAATGTTCACTGGGATGATATAG CCGGTCTAGAACATGCTAAAAAATGTGTGACAGAGATGGTCATCTGGCCTTTGTTGCGCCCTGACATATTCAAAGGTTGCCGAGCTCCAGGAAGAGGATTGCTTCTCTTCGGTCCACCG GGTACAGGAAAGACAATGATTGGAAAAGCTATTGCTGGGGAAGCAAAAGCGACTTTCTTCTACATATCTGCTAGTTCATTAACCAGCAAATGG ATTGGGGAAGGTGAAAAGCTGGTGAGGGCCCTTTTTGGAGTTGCCAGTTGCCGTCAGCCTGCTGTAATTTTTGTCGATGAGATTGATTCACTTCTCTCTCAG CGGAAGTCAGAAGGTGAACATGAATCTAGCAGACGTCTCAAAACACAGTTCCTCATTGAAATGGAAGGTTTTGACAGTGGCAGTGAGCAAATTCTTCTTATAG GGGCAACAAATAGACCCCAAGAGCTTGATGAAGCAGCAAGAAGACGACTTACCAAAAGACTCTATATTCCCCTCCCTTCATCAG AAGCAAGAGCATGGATCGTGCGTAACCTCCTGGAGAAGGATGGACTCTTCAAGCTTTCTGAGGATGATATAAATGCCATATGCAAGTTAACTCTCG GGTACTCAGGATCGGATATGAAGAACTTGGTAAAAGACGCGTCTATGGGCCCACTGAGAGAGGCCCTTAGACAGGGGATCGAAATTACTAAGCTGAAGAAGGAAGATATGCGTGCTGTAATGCTTCAG GACTTTGAGACGGCGATGCAAGAGGTGAGACCCTCCGTATCCTCCAATGAACTCGGTATCTATGAGGAATGGAACAAACAGTTTGGGAGCCTAGCGGTGTAG
- the LOC116212877 gene encoding ATPase family AAA domain-containing protein FIGL1 isoform X1 — MEKPDGPGKTCWRKEVDVNLKRLHSLLFGAEAAAERGDFSTAHILGLRLLGFLESRTRKDIDEAFIRPIRREAMSNVDAARQNLVAESDRRAFQQANRTPECVFHMNGDIDMEKITQSKYFCALYQQAKRDATSETNDPPPRKGKSEYDTSRVISQANLASLYGNNLSRRSNYPSKSSIASKSNCSPSQGILLDKAPSYNHHKDSPPFPFSKVEDEERPHTTALGSKCMHMEIKSPSYDDENLPSKMEEANAEAPASGFMTAKTKLVMDTRQKRSFAGSPNASVSPQSDSGIWGYGSHGSSRRGVRGNFVPPIRSNSTNSGNVTSRIAGKSDDGLDDSTKRCLEMLCGPDGELPEKLRNLEPRLIEHVSNEIMDRDPNVHWDDIAGLEHAKKCVTEMVIWPLLRPDIFKGCRAPGRGLLLFGPPGTGKTMIGKAIAGEAKATFFYISASSLTSKWIGEGEKLVRALFGVASCRQPAVIFVDEIDSLLSQRKSEGEHESSRRLKTQFLIEMEGFDSGSEQILLIGATNRPQELDEAARRRLTKRLYIPLPSSEARAWIVRNLLEKDGLFKLSEDDINAICKLTLGYSGSDMKNLVKDASMGPLREALRQGIEITKLKKEDMRAVMLQDFETAMQEVRPSVSSNELGIYEEWNKQFGSLAV; from the exons ATGGAGAAGCCCGACGGCCCCGGGAAGACTTGCTGGCGGAAGGAAGTGGACGTGAACTTGAAGCGGCTTCACTCTCTCCTCTTCGGGGCGGAGGCTGCCGCCGAGAGGGGCGATTTCTCCACCGCGCATATCCTAGGGCTTCGCCTCCTCGGCTTCCTCGAATCGCGGACCCGCAAAGACATTGACGAGGCCTTCATCCGCCCTATCCGCCGTGAAGCTATGTCAAACGTCGACGCTGCTCGTCAGAACCTCGTGGCCGAATCGGATAG ACGGGCATTTCAGCAGGCCAACAGAACTCCGGAATGTGTGTTTCACATGAATGGAGATATTGACATGGAGAAAATCACTCAGTCGAAGTACTTCTGTGCTCTTTATCAACAGGCTAAAAGGGATGCTACCAGCGAAACG AATGATCCGCCACCCAGGAAGGGAAAGTCAGAGTATGATACATCCCGTGTTATCTCCCAAGCAAATTTGGCATCTTTGTACGGAAACAACCTCAGTAGACGAAGCAATTACCCATCAAAGAGTTCTATTGCCTCCAAAAGTAATTGCTCCCCCTCACAAGGCATACTTCTAGATAAGGCCCCTTCTTACAACCATCATAAGGATTCCCCTCCTTTTCCATTCTCAAaagttgaagatgaagaaagaCCTCATACTACTGCTTTAGGGTCAAAATGCATGCACATGGAAATCAAAAGCCCCAGTTATGACGACGAAAATTTGCCATCGAAAATGGAAGAAGCTAATGCAGAGGCACCTGCCAGCGGATTTATGACTGCAAAAACCAAATTG GTAATGGATACAAGACAAAAGCGAAGTTTTGCAGGATCACCTAATGCATCTGTCTCCCCACAAAGTGATTCTGGCATCTGGGGTTATGGATCACATGGTTCATCACGAAGGGGTGTTCGTGGAAACTTTGTTCCCCCAATCAGATCAAATAGTACCAATTCTGGAAACGTGACTTCCCGGATTGCTGGAAAGTCTGATGATGGATTAGATGACTCAACAAAGAGatg CTTGGAAATGCTTTGCGGTCCTGATGGTGAACTTCCAGAGAAATTGAGGAACTTGGAACCTCGCCTCATTGAACATGTCAGCAATGAGATTATGGATCGAGATCCTAATGTTCACTGGGATGATATAG CCGGTCTAGAACATGCTAAAAAATGTGTGACAGAGATGGTCATCTGGCCTTTGTTGCGCCCTGACATATTCAAAGGTTGCCGAGCTCCAGGAAGAGGATTGCTTCTCTTCGGTCCACCG GGTACAGGAAAGACAATGATTGGAAAAGCTATTGCTGGGGAAGCAAAAGCGACTTTCTTCTACATATCTGCTAGTTCATTAACCAGCAAATGG ATTGGGGAAGGTGAAAAGCTGGTGAGGGCCCTTTTTGGAGTTGCCAGTTGCCGTCAGCCTGCTGTAATTTTTGTCGATGAGATTGATTCACTTCTCTCTCAG CGGAAGTCAGAAGGTGAACATGAATCTAGCAGACGTCTCAAAACACAGTTCCTCATTGAAATGGAAGGTTTTGACAGTGGCAGTGAGCAAATTCTTCTTATAG GGGCAACAAATAGACCCCAAGAGCTTGATGAAGCAGCAAGAAGACGACTTACCAAAAGACTCTATATTCCCCTCCCTTCATCAG AAGCAAGAGCATGGATCGTGCGTAACCTCCTGGAGAAGGATGGACTCTTCAAGCTTTCTGAGGATGATATAAATGCCATATGCAAGTTAACTCTCG GGTACTCAGGATCGGATATGAAGAACTTGGTAAAAGACGCGTCTATGGGCCCACTGAGAGAGGCCCTTAGACAGGGGATCGAAATTACTAAGCTGAAGAAGGAAGATATGCGTGCTGTAATGCTTCAG GACTTTGAGACGGCGATGCAAGAGGTGAGACCCTCCGTATCCTCCAATGAACTCGGTATCTATGAGGAATGGAACAAACAGTTTGGGAGCCTAGCGGTGTAG
- the LOC116212877 gene encoding ATPase family AAA domain-containing protein FIGL1 isoform X3, with translation MNGDIDMEKITQSKYFCALYQQAKRDATSETNDPPPRKGKSEYDTSRVISQANLASLYGNNLSRRSNYPSKSSIASKSNCSPSQGILLDKAPSYNHHKDSPPFPFSKVEDEERPHTTALGSKCMHMEIKSPSYDDENLPSKMEEANAEAPASGFMTAKTKLVMDTRQKRSFAGSPNASVSPQSDSGIWGYGSHGSSRRGVRGNFVPPIRSNSTNSGNVTSRIAGKSDDGLDDSTKRCLEMLCGPDGELPEKLRNLEPRLIEHVSNEIMDRDPNVHWDDIAGLEHAKKCVTEMVIWPLLRPDIFKGCRAPGRGLLLFGPPGTGKTMIGKAIAGEAKATFFYISASSLTSKWIGEGEKLVRALFGVASCRQPAVIFVDEIDSLLSQRKSEGEHESSRRLKTQFLIEMEGFDSGSEQILLIGATNRPQELDEAARRRLTKRLYIPLPSSEARAWIVRNLLEKDGLFKLSEDDINAICKLTLGYSGSDMKNLVKDASMGPLREALRQGIEITKLKKEDMRAVMLQDFETAMQEVRPSVSSNELGIYEEWNKQFGSLAV, from the exons ATGAATGGAGATATTGACATGGAGAAAATCACTCAGTCGAAGTACTTCTGTGCTCTTTATCAACAGGCTAAAAGGGATGCTACCAGCGAAACG AATGATCCGCCACCCAGGAAGGGAAAGTCAGAGTATGATACATCCCGTGTTATCTCCCAAGCAAATTTGGCATCTTTGTACGGAAACAACCTCAGTAGACGAAGCAATTACCCATCAAAGAGTTCTATTGCCTCCAAAAGTAATTGCTCCCCCTCACAAGGCATACTTCTAGATAAGGCCCCTTCTTACAACCATCATAAGGATTCCCCTCCTTTTCCATTCTCAAaagttgaagatgaagaaagaCCTCATACTACTGCTTTAGGGTCAAAATGCATGCACATGGAAATCAAAAGCCCCAGTTATGACGACGAAAATTTGCCATCGAAAATGGAAGAAGCTAATGCAGAGGCACCTGCCAGCGGATTTATGACTGCAAAAACCAAATTG GTAATGGATACAAGACAAAAGCGAAGTTTTGCAGGATCACCTAATGCATCTGTCTCCCCACAAAGTGATTCTGGCATCTGGGGTTATGGATCACATGGTTCATCACGAAGGGGTGTTCGTGGAAACTTTGTTCCCCCAATCAGATCAAATAGTACCAATTCTGGAAACGTGACTTCCCGGATTGCTGGAAAGTCTGATGATGGATTAGATGACTCAACAAAGAGatg CTTGGAAATGCTTTGCGGTCCTGATGGTGAACTTCCAGAGAAATTGAGGAACTTGGAACCTCGCCTCATTGAACATGTCAGCAATGAGATTATGGATCGAGATCCTAATGTTCACTGGGATGATATAG CCGGTCTAGAACATGCTAAAAAATGTGTGACAGAGATGGTCATCTGGCCTTTGTTGCGCCCTGACATATTCAAAGGTTGCCGAGCTCCAGGAAGAGGATTGCTTCTCTTCGGTCCACCG GGTACAGGAAAGACAATGATTGGAAAAGCTATTGCTGGGGAAGCAAAAGCGACTTTCTTCTACATATCTGCTAGTTCATTAACCAGCAAATGG ATTGGGGAAGGTGAAAAGCTGGTGAGGGCCCTTTTTGGAGTTGCCAGTTGCCGTCAGCCTGCTGTAATTTTTGTCGATGAGATTGATTCACTTCTCTCTCAG CGGAAGTCAGAAGGTGAACATGAATCTAGCAGACGTCTCAAAACACAGTTCCTCATTGAAATGGAAGGTTTTGACAGTGGCAGTGAGCAAATTCTTCTTATAG GGGCAACAAATAGACCCCAAGAGCTTGATGAAGCAGCAAGAAGACGACTTACCAAAAGACTCTATATTCCCCTCCCTTCATCAG AAGCAAGAGCATGGATCGTGCGTAACCTCCTGGAGAAGGATGGACTCTTCAAGCTTTCTGAGGATGATATAAATGCCATATGCAAGTTAACTCTCG GGTACTCAGGATCGGATATGAAGAACTTGGTAAAAGACGCGTCTATGGGCCCACTGAGAGAGGCCCTTAGACAGGGGATCGAAATTACTAAGCTGAAGAAGGAAGATATGCGTGCTGTAATGCTTCAG GACTTTGAGACGGCGATGCAAGAGGTGAGACCCTCCGTATCCTCCAATGAACTCGGTATCTATGAGGAATGGAACAAACAGTTTGGGAGCCTAGCGGTGTAG
- the LOC116214003 gene encoding SWI/SNF complex component SNF12 homolog has translation MSANNNNTNNGNPPRSLGATVSPFGNVGIVNSSMPQNPAFAQAQQMQGNAAGFQTQFQLSQQAQAQALAQAQSKAQAHIQAQVAAQIQAQFQSAAGGSGIGNLGSSSPGGSAIAKRPLMKPPVRPPANPMATAATMMSPLKQMELASAAAARKKKQKLPEKQLQERVAAILPESALYTQLLEFEARTDAALGRKKVDIQEALKNPPTIQKTLRIYVFNTFANQVRAIPQKPNAEPPTWTLKIIGRILEDGVDPDQPGAAQKQPNPLYPKFSSFFKRVSISLDQRLYPENPIILWESARSPAAHEGFEVKRKGDKEFTATIRLELNYSPEKYKLSPMLTELLGIEVDTRPRIIAAIWHYVKARKLQNPNDPTYFNCDPPLMRVFGEEKMKFTMVSQKISQHLSFPQPIHLEHKIKLSGTSPAGTACYDVLVDVPFPIQRELSTLLANVEKNKEIDACDEAIYAAIRKIHEHRKRRAFFLGFSQSPAEFINALIESQNKDLKLVTGEGSRNAEKERRSDFFGQPWVEDAVIRYLNRKPVTGSDAPPST, from the exons ATGTCTGCGAATAATAACAACACTAATAACGGCAACCCACCGAGAAGCCTTGGGGCTACGGTGTCGCCTTTCGGGAATGTGGGGATAGTGAATTCATCTATGCCTCAGAACCCTGCATTCGCTCAGGCACAGCAAATGCAGGGCAATGCAGCCGGGTTTCAGACCCAGTTCCAGCTATCGCAGCAAGCCCAAGCGCAAGCCCTTGCTCAGGCTCAGTCCAAAGCTCAGGCCCACATTCAAGCTCAAGTCGCCGCCCAGATCCAGGCCCAATTCCAATCTGCTGCTGGTGGCAGTGGGATTGGGAACTTAGGCTCGTCTTCCCCCGGCGGCAGTGCCATTGCAAAGCGGCCACTCATGAAGCCCCCTGTCCGTCCTCCGGCAAACCCCATGGCCACTGCCGCTACCATGATGTCTCCACTGAAGCAAATGGAGCTGGCTTCCGCTGCTGCTGCGCgaaagaagaagcagaagctCCCGGAGAAACAGCTTCAGGAGAGGGTTGCTGCGATTCTCCCGGAGTCTGCTCTCTACACCCAGCTCCTCGAGTTCGAGGCCCGAACCGATGCTGCCTTAGGAAGGAAGAAGGTTGACATACAGGAGGCACTTAAGAACCCTCCTACGATCCAGAAAACTCTTCGTATATATGTCTTCAATACTTTTGCTAATCAGGTCAGGGCGATCCCTCAGAAGCCTAATGCGGAGCCCCCAACCTGGACCCTTAAGATAATCGGGAGGATCTTGGAAGATGGGGTTGATCCCGATCAGCCCGGAGCAGCTCAGAAGCAGCCCAATCCCTTGTACCCAAagttctcttctttcttcaaGAGGGTGAGCATTTCATTGGACCAAAGACTGTATCCTGAGAATCCAATCATTCTTTGGGAGAGCGCCAGGTCACCTGCTGCTCATGAGGGGTTCGAGGTGAAGCGTAAAGGAGATAAGGAGTTCACTGCTACTATACGCTTAGAGTTGAACTACTCGCCGGAGAAGTACAAGCTCTCACCTATGTTGACAGAACTTCTTGGTATTGAGGTCGACACTCGCCCAAGGATTATTGCTGCGATCTGGCACTACGTGAAGGCCAGAAAGCTGCAGAACCCAAATGACCCAACCTACTTCAACTGCGACCCGCCTCTTATGAGAGTGTTTGGGGAGGAGAAGATGAAGTTCACCATGGTTTCTCAGAAGATATCACAGCATTTATCTTTCCCTCAGCCCATTCACTTGGAACATAAGATCAAACTCTCGGGGACCAGCCCAGCGGGAACTGCATGCTACGATGTACTGGTGGATGTGCCATTCCCGATTCAGAGGGAACTCTCCACACTTTTGGCGAATGTGGAGAAGAACAAAGAGATCGATGCTTGCGATGAAGCCATATATGCTGCTATAAGAAAGATTCATGAGCACCGTAAAAGAAGGGCTTTCTTCCTTGGGTTCAGTCAGTCACCAGCTGAATTCATTAATGCATTGATTGAATCTCAGAACAAAGATCTGAAGCTTGTTACTGGAGAAGGAAGCCGAAATGCTGAAAAGGAAAGGCGATCAGATTTCTTTGGTCAGCCATG GGTTGAAGATGCTGTTATTCGATACTTGAATAGAAAGCCGGTAACGGGAAGTGATGCACCTCCAAGCACATGA